The nucleotide sequence CCCAGCACATTTCCTAACGACTATGATCATCAAAGTTTATCCCAAAAAGTTCTATTCAGCTGTTCCGTTCTTATTTCGCCATCGATAACGTTAACAGATAAAGGCAGTTTAGAATACCAAATGATCATTCACATGAGCAGAAAATTCAAGATCTAACTTCGCTTTAATCAAAGAATACCACTAAACACATCATTATTGGAAAAACCAATAGATCAACACAAGTTTAGCATAAAATGAAATTGTCTCTGGCAATCCAGCAGTCAAGAAGGCAACAAAAACATGGAAATCGCCTGTTGGTGAACAAAGATGCCGTGGCTGATGGGTCAGCACGGCTAGGTCCacaggtcgatgtcgggagttctcTGTTGGCTGAGCTGGACGCCCAGGTGGGTCGAGCATTCGTAACGGGGTGTTGGTCAGCGTTTGTTGGTCCGAGCGCCGTCAACGTCGAGCTGCGTCTCTCCATTCCTGAGATAAGTGACAGCTCGACCTCCCTCACTGTGTGGCGATTTCCTGGTCAAGGCGCTCGTGGCTCGGGTCGACCGCCTACCTGCAAAAAAGGCCTTCGTCAGGTGATTCCCGactgtggcccctccgacgagcaaatcAATTGCTTGTGGAATTGTTTTTTTTCCCTTGGGCCGGATGCAGGCCTGAGGTCTTTATACTATTGTCTGAGGGTCGGTCATATACGGGTTGTCGTGATGGATGTGCCAAACAGTaccttggtacggattctgagTTATCGTATCTCGGGAGCGGTGCCATCTCGGGATTTCCGAGACATGCCAAGCAACAGCTTATTACGGATTCTGACCTGGCGTGTGACACCAGGTGTAGCGTGTCAATTTCAGGGCATATCACCGCCCTTCAGCACCGGTCCGCGTCAATTTCAGGGCATCCAACCTTCGACAAGCAAGAGATCTTAAACCGTAGTCCACATATCAAAACAGAACCCCCAAGTTTGGAGCCGAGAGGCAAGGAATTGCACGATTGAGACGAGATCCAGTGACGAAAACAACAGATCTAAAGAAAACGAGCGACTGAGGAGAAGAGGTGAGAGTCCAGAAGAAAAACGGAGCGAAGAGAGGAGGGAAGAGCGGCATTACTCCTGGTAGGCCGCGAGGAGGAAGACGGAGGCGAAGAAGACTCTCCCAGCGAAGGACACTAATCCCATCTCCGAGCGACGGAGGCGTCAAATCAGAGACCGAGACGCCCTCCCCTGTGACTCCTCTCAGAGAGGTCGCGACCGCCGACGAGGGCAGAATGGGAAACTTCCCTTAACCTGAGAATAAATTTCCATATTGCCACTCATtataatttatctatttatttatatcgAATTAAGTGCTTTTTAATTGGATCAGAAATGAATTtgaatagaatatatatatatatatataataataaattctCGAAAAATGCTcatacttttcaaaatttttcatagaatgtttttactttaaaaaattttaaaataattattcatgtgaaaaaattattttatctcttCTTTTATTGAATCTATTGTCGTCTCTATCATCTCATTGTTGCTTTAGTTGTGTATGTGGTGTTGCCCTTTTTGCTTCCATCCTTAATTTGAGGGTTGGTTATCTCTTTTTGTCTACAATCTACATAAGGATTGAGTCTCTATTTATTGTAGCCCTATGTAATAGTTGGGCATTCTCTTTGATGTAACCCTTGTGCAAGGGCTAATCGTCACCTTTTAGGATTTGATAAGAGCGACACACACGCAAGCAATAGGTTGTCAAGGTTTAACGATAACAAAGACGATGATTGATAACCTGAACTGAGTGGAGGGGACAATCAACAAAGGAATAGAatagttattaaaaaaaaaaggatgttaTGTGAGAATTTTTTAAAAGTGGAGTATTATCTCGAAAATTTTTAAAGTAAaaattttttcatatatatatatatatataatatattcaaattggttttttttttggCTCGAATTCAATTTCTGTGAAGTTGGCTAAATTTATGTTCTCATAAAGGGTGAAACCCGTAATTAGGACAGGCTGATCTTGGCCAATTCGTCATTTCAGGACCTTTGATTTTCTACTTGCAGGGTGCTTTAAGATTCGTTAATTATCAAATGATGCGGACGATCGAGACGATGATAAACGATCTTTTTCGttcttttatttttagataaataaatgCATAATATTTGTAGTATAAGCTCGTTATCAGCTCCACATATATCGACCTTATAAGATACGTATCACTTAAAATCGAGATGACCGATCGGCTTCGTTACATAACCGTCTTCGAActcgaaagaaaagaaacaaccCACTACCAAAACCGGAAGGTTTCTTCAGAACCGTTCCTCTCCATCGCTTGTATGCCCCTCGTCCGTTGGTTTCTGCTCGCACGTCCGCCGCCGCCTTCGCACGCCCATCGCCTACCGCCTGTCGCATGCTCTGGTATCTCCTCCTCCTTCAccgccttctcttcttcctcctctccctcccccaGCAGTACTACTCCAACATACCATGTGTTGGTTGACCAAGGCAGTCAAAAATACAACCAAGGCACTGAAAAATCTAGCGTGACCAAAGTACAGAAATGATAATCAACTTTTGTGGAAGCAGTGACTGGTTTAAGCATATCAGCACCAGCATTCCACGTCCAAAGGTGTTTGTCGCTTGCGGTGGTGCCATTAGATTCGGTGGGCAGAACAAATCCTGCAATGTTGGAATGTTCTCGCGGAGGACAAAGGAATTCATTCCTGTTCTGCCACCACACAAGTCGCAAGCTGTCTCTGTTCTTAGCATTCTATCTACGATTGAAGTCATTTAAGACATGATCTATACTATGTGAATCTAAAGGAAGAACAACCGATACCCACACCCACTGTTGTCAGACAATTTGGCATCCTGTTCTATCCAATTGATCCAATGCATGGATATATACCAGCATCATTTCCGTTGCATCAAACATCCACTTAGCTGACCTATCCAAGGACCGAAAGATGATACAGTTACCGTCAATGTCACCTGAGAAGCAAGCTGGCCATTGCCATGGTTCTTAGTAGTACATGTAGGCCGATTCCCTTGGTAAACCTTGGAAGCTCACGGCCAAGCTTTTCCTGGTGCGAAGAATCCCTGCTTCGGCAGTGACGCAACTCGAATGGAATATAATGGTTATGGGGAATGCCTCTTGCAGCCTATGATGCTGATGCGTGCTGGTGATACACCAGAAGTTGCAGCATTCCCCTGATCCCACTGGTGATGCTTCTTGGCTGCACAAATGAATGAAGAAATATACTCTGATAGGCTTAGTCACCACCAAGCATTTGCAGGTCCATGCACCTTTGGCAGAAGTGCAGCGAAGTGGACTCCTCAGAACAACTGGCCGATAAGGTGCACGCTTCTCCAGGGATTCTAATGCCACGTTGAGACACTGATAGAAGTGCAGCAGTCCTTCAGCCACAGAAATAAGAAACAAACGTAGCAAAGATTGTGCGTAATGAGTGGTGATCCCACTAAAGGGCTGGCCTTGTGATgatctcttttctcttttctattcAAGTGATGGGTGATGGAAGAATTCGATGCGACCGACATGCAAGAAGAATCACAGGAGATGCGCCCGTTTATTTATAGGCGTACGCTGCAACCTTCACTTGTCATCCTGTTTAGAAAACCAGGGCAGCAGCAGAGAAGAGACAAGTGCTCTGCTCAGCAGCCATGGCACAAGTCGGAGGGGCATGCAGGAGTTTTAAGCCACACCTTCTGATGACCATGGCACAGATAGGTTACACCATTCTCTACTTCATCACGGAAGCCTCTTTCAACCAGGGATTGAATCCCCATGTCTACATCACTTACAGACATATCGTTGGTGCCTTGGTCATGTGGCCTTTTGCTTACTTCCTCGAGAGGTACATGGCATTTAATTACATACAACATCCATCACCATTACCTGAGACAGTTTCTCATTCCTTCTCCTGTTCCTTGTCGCAGAAAATTACGGCCAAAGCTCACATGGAAATTGTTTCTGGAGATATGTGTCCTTTCCTTTCTGGGGTGAGAAGAAACAACATCTTATGCATGTAGTTCAAATGCTGCCAATGCCTCGTCTCATGGTTATCTTCTCATTCTACAGGGTCAGCCTAACTCTAAACATGTACTTCGCGAGCTTAAAGTACACCTCCCCGACCTTCGTCGCTTCCATGGTCAACACCATTGCTGCCATGACCTTTGTCATCGCCGTTCTGCTCAGGTACTCACGCAGTTTGGCTGCGAACAGTCTCACGATCAAATGCTCAACTCATTGCTCCGATGCCCGTCTCTTTGGTCTAGAATGGAGCATCTTTATCTCCGGAGTCCAAGAGGTGTGGCGAAGACTGTCGGAACCATCGTGTCGTTGGCAGGTGTTACAACCATGACGCTGTACAAAGGGCCAACCATGAAGAACTTCTGGGGACCTCTGATTCAAATCCATGGAAATGCCATCCATGAGAGTTGGCTAAAAGGATCCATTCTTACAATCACAAGctgcatcacatggtccatgtggTATATCATGCAGGTACTGATCTCCTCTGATCTCCTCTCAGCCAAAGAACATTGTAATCGTTGCTTCTATCTACAGGCGATCACATTAAAACGATATCCGGCACAACTTTCTCTTACTACGTGGATGAGCTTCATCGGGGCGGCACAGTCAGCTATTTTTACAGCATTTGTAGAGCATAAACCAGCAGCGTGGAAGATCGGATTAGATGTCAAACTATGgagtatcttatatgctgtaagtcCAAGTTTCCATGACTACGTCTGCTCATCCTTCAGTACAGAATACTTATGCGTTTGTCGACTCTGTTTCAGGGAGTCGTATGTTCTGGGTTAATAATCTACATACAACTATGGTGCACCGAGGCAAAAGGACCGGTTTTTGTCACCATGTTCAATCCTCTCTCCACGATAATGGTTGCACTTCTAGCATATTTTGTTTTCGGTGAAAGATTGTTTCTGGGAAGGTACAAACTAAACACCCAAATGCTTCCTTCAAGTTCCATTTGTTCTGAGCTCAAATTGTTGTCTTCTTCCCTGCTGTAGCATCATAGGGGGAATAGTTGTCATCATCGGACTGTACTCGGTGCTCTGGGGCAAAGAAAGAGACCAAGAGAGGGAAACGATGAGTCCTGAAGAGGCCTCTTTTGTGGCTCCTGGAAAAGAAATAGGAGGAAGCCAGGACACGTTCAAGAGCATGTGTGGCAAAGCAGACAACACAAAAGGATCTGAAGTGGTCTAAGCAATATCGAATGGATTCTCTGTCAATTGTTGAGCTAGTTCTGTCAACTTGTGCTTaaactctctcctctctctctctctctctataagcaATATTTAATGGATTCTCTGTCAATTGTTAAGCTAGTTCTGTCAACTTGTgcttaaactctctctctctctctctctctctctctctctctctctctctatatatatatatatatatatatatatatatatatatatataaaagcaatATTGAATGGATTCTGTGTCAATTGTTAAGCTAGTTCTGTCAACTTCTGcgtaaactctctctctctctctctctctaaaagcaATATTGAATGGATTCTCTGTGAATTGTTGAGCTAGTTCTGTCAACTTCTGctttaaactctctctctctctctctctcgtggtcTAAGCAATATTGAATGGATTCTCTGTGAATTGTTGAGCTAGTTCTGTCAACTTCTGCTTTAAATTctgtctctctatctctctctctagctTTTGAATATACCAGTGTTGTTCTATTGCTCGAACACTCCCATCAACATACAGTCTGcagaaaaatatgatatcattcCGGTTAAAAGCAGGATCAAAGAGGAGGCTCTCCGACAAGCACTTCGCATTGTGTTCGATCTAATTCCTCGGTAGTAATATAATATTGCTGTCCTTTTCGATTCAGTGCAAACTCCGGTCACGAACAACTAAATAGTCCGTACCCGAAACTTTGAGAGATCACCGACACAAACACAAAAGCCACTCCTTTTTCTTGCACAGTCATCTCCACCGGGCTAACTTGTTTTAAGCTCACCTGAGAGTCGGTGATGGCCACCAGTAGTGCTCGTAGGCCAACTCTGCCACTCGAGGTTAGGCAACAACAAAGCTTGCCATCGATCGACAAAGCTTTTCCTGAGCTTGCCATGACACTGATGCCTGCTGGCGATACACCAGAAGGCGCACTCTCCAGATCCTACTGGTGATGCTTTTCTCCACTGCTTGTCTTTTGTCGAGACCTTTCCGATTTATTTCAGATATAT is from Musa acuminata AAA Group cultivar baxijiao chromosome BXJ3-8, Cavendish_Baxijiao_AAA, whole genome shotgun sequence and encodes:
- the LOC103994517 gene encoding WAT1-related protein At2g39510, whose protein sequence is MAQVGGACRSFKPHLLMTMAQIGYTILYFITEASFNQGLNPHVYITYRHIVGALVMWPFAYFLERKLRPKLTWKLFLEICVLSFLGVSLTLNMYFASLKYTSPTFVASMVNTIAAMTFVIAVLLRMEHLYLRSPRGVAKTVGTIVSLAGVTTMTLYKGPTMKNFWGPLIQIHGNAIHESWLKGSILTITSCITWSMWYIMQAITLKRYPAQLSLTTWMSFIGAAQSAIFTAFVEHKPAAWKIGLDVKLWSILYAGVVCSGLIIYIQLWCTEAKGPVFVTMFNPLSTIMVALLAYFVFGERLFLGSIIGGIVVIIGLYSVLWGKERDQERETMSPEEASFVAPGKEIGGSQDTFKSMCGKADNTKGSEVV